GGAGGCTAGTCCTATTGACACTGCCATCGCTTGGTCATAGAAGAGGGCTCCTGAAATACCACTTAGAAAAACCAATGGAATAAATACAGCACAGGTGGTTAAAACAGACGATATAAGAGGTCGAATCACCTCATTGGTCCCATTCACACAGGAGTCGAAGAGTGTGTCGCCAGAAGCTGTTTTTTGCGTGATATTATCAATCACAATAATGGAGTTATCAATCATCATTCCAACCCCCAAAATCAATCCAGAGAGGGAGATAATATTGATGGAGATACCCAATAGATAGAAAAGGAACAGCGAGATGACCAATGATATCGGGACACTTACCCCTATGAGCCATGGTGAACGACCATCTTTTAGAAAAATAAACATCACCAAGAATGCAAGAAGACCTCCCCACCATAGACTTTGGAACAGGTTGTGTATGGCATATTTTAGTATTCCCGTCTGGTCTCTAACGATGGAGTATTCGATGTCGGGAGTATTCTCCTCAAATGATTTTAGTTGTCTGTCGACCTTTTGTGTCAGTGTCTCTAGTTGTGCATCTGACTGCTTTACAATAGCCATGGTAACAGCCTGTTTTTCGTTCCACAAAAAAAGTCCTTTCAGCTCTTTGGGCTCTTTTACCACCTCTGCGATATCTTTTAGTTGTAACAGGTGACCATTTACATTAAAGTAGATCTCCTTCACATCCTGAGTGTTCACTAGTCCATTGGCGAATTGCACTCCGTAACGATATTGTCCATCTTTTACTTCTATGGTTCCGAAATTTTGATTGTGTTGATGTAGTGCATTGGTAATGTCATCCTCTTTGATACCAAGACTCTGCAATTTCTTTTGGTTTGGATAGATCGATATTTGAGATACCCTTTTTCCTGTAATATCTACCATGGCAACCTCAGGCAGTTGTTCCAATCGTCGTCGAACTACATCTTGAACATAACGACTCATCTCTAGTTGTTTTTGGACAGAAGCATGTGGATCTTTCAGTGCGGTATTAATATAAAAGACAGGAATATCGGAGGAAGATGCTTTCAGTATCGATGGGCGTGCTACCTCTTTGGGCATATTTCGAAGGGCTAAATCTACTTTGTCGTTTACCTCATTAAAGGCATAATTAATATTCCGCCCATAGGAGAATCTTAAAGAGATCGTGGCAATGCCATCGCGTGTACTACTCTTCAATTCCTCTAGATACGAAAGCTGTTTTAGTTGTTCCCTAAAGGGTTTTACAATTTCCTGTTCTAATTCTAATGCAGTGCGATCTCCTACATGAAACTGTACGGTGATTTCAGGAATATCGACCTCAGGAATCAAAGAGATTGGTAACTGTAGAGAGGATACGAGTCCCAACATCATAAACGAGATAAATGTGATGATGACCGCAATGGGACGTTTGATTAAAAATTTTACCATAATATATTATTTCTCTATGATTCGATACGTTTTTTTCTATGATCGTCTACTCTCAAGAAGAGTGGTAAACAGACCATCACTACGACGATACTAAACAGTAGTCCTCCGATGGACCCCATGGCTAAGGCGAACCAAAAGTCAGAACTGTTACTTTCTATCAAGAATGGGATCAATCCCAAAATGGTTGAACCGATTGTTAGTAGTATAGGGATGATTTTTTTATTAAAAGAGGATAGATAGTTCTGTAAAGAAGAACGTCTATTTTTATGATTTAGATTATTGTAGCCGTAGATAATATATAGACCACTGTTTACGGTGATTCCCGATAGGAGTATTAACGATGCATAACCTCCCTGTCCAAAGGGATGGTGGGAGAGGATAAAGGTTAAAAATACCCCGATATAGGATAGTGGAATCATCAATACCACCACCAATGGTTGAATTAACGATTCCAATAGGATCGCAGATATGACATAGATAATGATAGCCACCAATAATAGGAGATAGAATTGTTTTTTGTCTTTCGAATCCCATCCATAATGATCTCTAGAAGACTGTTTTATTTTATATCCTATAGGGAGCATGATCGACACCTTCTCTACAATATTTTTCTCCATCTTTTTAGTGAGAATTTTAGGTCCTATAAAATCATAATGGAGTTGAATGACATATTGCTGATTCTCTTTCTCTATTCCTCCAAAGACCATTTCTTTTCGTACGGTTGCCACCTCTTTCAATCTCACTCCTCGATCTTTGCTTTTGATGAGAAGGTTTTGAAGTTGCCAAATATCTATTCCTTTTCCTTGACTAGGAACAATGGATATGGATCTTATATCCCCATTGACACCTACAGAAGGGATCTCTTTTGGACGATAATCATTTGCCTTCAGGTTCTGAAATATGGTAGACAAAGAGACTTTCGCCTTTGCCAACTTGTGGAGGTCAAGATAGGCGATATAGTCATATCTTCTCTTGGTAATTCTATCTCTATTGGCGTGAATAATCACGTTTCTTACTCGCTCCTCTTTCTCTAGAAGGCCTTTGGTTGTATTGGCAAACTCTTGAAGTTGATCGTAGTTATATCCTAAAAGAGTTAAACAATTCGAAGCGTCAACGTTTCTATAGACATTGCTATAACTCTTATCTTTTATCCCAAATATTTGTGTGTCGACACTGCCAGTCTGCTCTGCGAACAATGCAAGATACCCAAAAAGCCATTTAGGAAAATTCCCTTTCTGACTCTCTTTGGTAAATTGGATATGAAGGTTGGCATATTCTGGATAGACATTACTTTTAAACATCGTAATCTCATCATATTCAAGGAGCTTATTTTCTACTTGAGAGATAAATTGATTCATCTGCTCCAATGTTGTTCCATCAGGCATATAGGCATGCATGTCAATGGTTATCTCCCTGGGTGTTTGTCTTGTACTATATGTTTCGTAATAGTGGTTAAAATGGGATATGACTCCTCCGAATAGGGTTTCAAAAATAGGAAGAAAATCCTCTTGTACCCATTCGCTTCCAATACTATGATTGTATGCTTCCACATACCAAGCTTGTCTCTCTCCATGTTTCAACTCATTGGGTCGTTGTCCAACTCTATGGGGAATCAAAAAGAGAGGAATACCAAAGATAAGTAGCCATAAAAAGAGTACCTTTTTACGATGTCGCATCATGCCTTCGATAAATTGTTGATATAGATAGGTCATGCGAGTAACCTTTCTTAATCCTCCGACCTTTTTTCGGCTTTCTAAGGAAGTGAGTGGCATTTTATCCATTAATGCAGGGATAAAGAAGTAGGCGATAGCCAAAGAGACGACCAGATTGATAATCATTACCCATGCAAAATCGGTTAGATTCATTCTCTGTTGTTCCTCTAAAAAGAAGAGAATGGATAGCGCACCAATGGTGGTTAAGGTAGAGGCGAGAATTGCCCAAAATATATTGTTCTCATACTTCTTTTTACGACGCAGAAAGTCTGTTGTCACAATCGTATTGTCGATAATAATTCCTAATGATACGGTAATTCCTGCCAAAGAGTATAGATGAATTTGAACTTTAAACCCTACATATCCAATGATAGCAATAGCCAAGTTGATAATCAACGAGAACAGGATTAAGAGAAGATATCTCCAATCCCTACTGATTAGATATACAAAAGCAAGAAGGATAAGTATTGCCAGTCCCGATCTCATCAAGATATCGTTACGCTCTCTCTTCAACCTCTTTGAAGCATCATATTTTAGATCAAAAAAGATATTCGAAGGGGCACTCTCATGAAGTCTATTCATTTTGTCTCGAATCTTATCTCCGAGAAGTATCTGGTTGGCTCCCTCTACACATTCTATGTTGAGGTAAAGGCTATTTAATCCATTAATTCGGAAGTAGGATTTGGGTTCTTTCTCTTTTTCCAACACCTCTGCGATCTCTCCCAATCGAATCAGTCGACCCTCTTTTTGAGCCACGATAATCTGGTTCCAATGGATCGTATCTTGACTATCCGCTCCTCCACAAAAACAGAATGATTGCCAATGATCCTCTTTTTCGTTGAGATGGAATCTTCCCAATTCTCTCTTCTCAAAGTATTCATATATGGTTCTTTCTACGTCGGTTTCACTTAACCCGAGTCTTTGAAGTCGTCTCTCTTTTAATCGCACCAACCATTGAATAGGTCGTTCTCCAACCACTTTGACACTCTCTACTGCATCGATGGCTCCAATAACAGGAACGATATTTCGGTTTAGATAGGCAACCAATGCTTTATTGCTAGCCTTTCCATTAAACACATAGGTCATCAAGAGGTCGGAATGACCACCTCCTTTATGGGACACAATGGAAGGACGGCTTACTCCCGTAGGTAGTTTGGGGTATAGATTTTTTACAATCGAAGAGATTTCGTAACGGACCGCATCCATATCGGTCTCTTTCTTAAATTGTAGATCCACTTTACCCCTTCCATTATTGGACATAGAGTGTATTTTCTCTATTCCATGGATAGAGGCGAAAGAAGATTCTAATATGGAAGTCACCTCTTGCTCTATAACACGTTTTGTGGTGTTTGGCCAATTAAACGAAACAGAGATCTTGTCTCCCTTATAACTGGGTTTGAGTTGTATGGTCAGTTGCATCATAAGCCCCAAACCGACAATAGCCAATGCCACAAAAATAGCGTTTATTCTAAAGCTATGCTTCATTATATTATGCTTCTCATTTATCGAATAACTTGTATTGGAGTCTTATGAGCTAGATTAAAGTTATTACTTACAACGACTTCATCTCCCTCTTTTATGTCCCCTTCTATGATGGTTACCTCTTGGCTGTTCTCTTCCCCCACCTTGACATATACCCATTCGGCAGTACCATGGTGATGCACGAAGACAACCTTTTTACTTTGACGATAGAGGACTGCACTCTTTGGAACCACCAGACGTTCTCCTGCAAGAGATGAGACGATCACATCTGCTTTCATCCCATCCATTAGGCGATGCTGTGCATTCGACAAAATACCTCTTACATGTACCATCCCATTGGCATCTACAGATGGATCTATAGAAACCACCTCTCCAGTTATTGTATGAGTACGGTCTGCATCGAGGATTATTTTCACTCTTGCCCCTTTGGTAACCTTCAACACCTCCTCTTCGAGAATGGTGAAATCGATCCACACCTTTCTGTCATTTATAATATTACAACACTTCTTATAACTAGTTGTAGGGTTAAACGATTCTGCCTTTAGGTCGGAAATCACACCATGAAAAGGAGCACGAACCTCTACATTTCTGAGGTCTTCTTTCGCACTCTCCAATTCGATGCAGGCACGAGTGTATCCACTCTCTATCTTTGCCATAATGAGTTGTTCCGATCTAATTTTAGTAGTATCTTCAATCGAAGAGACTCCATAAGTTAACAATTTGTCTTTTAGATCTATCAACGACTTATCGTATGCAAGTTTTGCTTTACGGTATTGAACGTTTAACTCTCTTGACTCTAGTTGAGCCAACAGTGCACCTTTGGAAACACGATCTCCATTTGCCACATATACATTCAATATCGTGGAGGCAACTTTAAAAGGGATCGACGCTTTTCGAGTTGCCTTCACCACTCCGTTACTTAGTATCTCATTATAAAAAGGACGTTTGTCTATTTTCTTCACACGAACTTTGGTCTTCAACCTCTCTTGGGGATGCTTCTTTACCATAGAATATGTTTTATCTCTTTGTTCTTTGCATGCCCCAAGGCAGAGTATTATCAAAGAGATAGAGAGTAAAACGATTGTATGTTTTGTGAGTTTGGTACGGTTCATTTTGTAGAAGTGAGGTATGTATCTTGATTGTAATGGTCTGTTTAAACGTTTCAATATCTTATTCATTATAGAGAGCAATCTATCTACTCTCTATAGTGAATGGAGAGTACTTTTTTTGTTCTGTCCAAACCATTGCCATTGGTTTATATTTTATAAATATCCCATTGTTTCTTTATAATCAATGTTGAACAACTCTCATTACACTCTATTTCTCTGTAAATTTGATATGGCTAAAGAAGTTATCATAGTCAAATTTTAATAGTGCTTTCTCATCTTGGTTAAAATCATATTTTAGATTGCAGATCCCATTTTTTACTTTAAATCGAAACTGAAAGTTATAGCTCACTTGTCCATATGCAGTATTCTTGCATTTGCTTACTTTTCCATGAATACCTCCTCGAAGGGTATAATCTTTTGTCTCTAATACCTCCTCAAATTTCAATGGTTTATATGCATTTTTCATCAGAAGATCCACCTTCTCGCTGGTTAATCCATCTTTCGTTCTATGTGTAATCAAGATATTTTGGTGTTTATTACCTTTTCTAGTGAAGGCTTCTACATCTATATTTAGAGTGACCATCTCCCCTAGCTCTGCTTTTTCTGTATAATGGAAGAAATGCGTTTTCGATCTTGAATCAAATTTAAACTTTCCTGGAAATTCAATCTTATATCTATCACAGTCAAAAGTGGTGGTTTGAGCCATCGAGGTAAAATAACTAAGTCCTATGAGTAGTGTGAATAGTATGGTTTTCATCTGGATTAATTTTTAAGGTTATAAGAGAAAATAGTGTTGGACTCAAAAGGAGACGCACCATATAACATCGTGTCATCTTCAG
The Prolixibacteraceae bacterium DNA segment above includes these coding regions:
- a CDS encoding efflux RND transporter permease subunit, with the translated sequence MKHSFRINAIFVALAIVGLGLMMQLTIQLKPSYKGDKISVSFNWPNTTKRVIEQEVTSILESSFASIHGIEKIHSMSNNGRGKVDLQFKKETDMDAVRYEISSIVKNLYPKLPTGVSRPSIVSHKGGGHSDLLMTYVFNGKASNKALVAYLNRNIVPVIGAIDAVESVKVVGERPIQWLVRLKERRLQRLGLSETDVERTIYEYFEKRELGRFHLNEKEDHWQSFCFCGGADSQDTIHWNQIIVAQKEGRLIRLGEIAEVLEKEKEPKSYFRINGLNSLYLNIECVEGANQILLGDKIRDKMNRLHESAPSNIFFDLKYDASKRLKRERNDILMRSGLAILILLAFVYLISRDWRYLLLILFSLIINLAIAIIGYVGFKVQIHLYSLAGITVSLGIIIDNTIVTTDFLRRKKKYENNIFWAILASTLTTIGALSILFFLEEQQRMNLTDFAWVMIINLVVSLAIAYFFIPALMDKMPLTSLESRKKVGGLRKVTRMTYLYQQFIEGMMRHRKKVLFLWLLIFGIPLFLIPHRVGQRPNELKHGERQAWYVEAYNHSIGSEWVQEDFLPIFETLFGGVISHFNHYYETYSTRQTPREITIDMHAYMPDGTTLEQMNQFISQVENKLLEYDEITMFKSNVYPEYANLHIQFTKESQKGNFPKWLFGYLALFAEQTGSVDTQIFGIKDKSYSNVYRNVDASNCLTLLGYNYDQLQEFANTTKGLLEKEERVRNVIIHANRDRITKRRYDYIAYLDLHKLAKAKVSLSTIFQNLKANDYRPKEIPSVGVNGDIRSISIVPSQGKGIDIWQLQNLLIKSKDRGVRLKEVATVRKEMVFGGIEKENQQYVIQLHYDFIGPKILTKKMEKNIVEKVSIMLPIGYKIKQSSRDHYGWDSKDKKQFYLLLLVAIIIYVISAILLESLIQPLVVVLMIPLSYIGVFLTFILSHHPFGQGGYASLILLSGITVNSGLYIIYGYNNLNHKNRRSSLQNYLSSFNKKIIPILLTIGSTILGLIPFLIESNSSDFWFALAMGSIGGLLFSIVVVMVCLPLFLRVDDHRKKRIES
- a CDS encoding efflux RND transporter periplasmic adaptor subunit encodes the protein MVKKHPQERLKTKVRVKKIDKRPFYNEILSNGVVKATRKASIPFKVASTILNVYVANGDRVSKGALLAQLESRELNVQYRKAKLAYDKSLIDLKDKLLTYGVSSIEDTTKIRSEQLIMAKIESGYTRACIELESAKEDLRNVEVRAPFHGVISDLKAESFNPTTSYKKCCNIINDRKVWIDFTILEEEVLKVTKGARVKIILDADRTHTITGEVVSIDPSVDANGMVHVRGILSNAQHRLMDGMKADVIVSSLAGERLVVPKSAVLYRQSKKVVFVHHHGTAEWVYVKVGEENSQEVTIIEGDIKEGDEVVVSNNFNLAHKTPIQVIR